The Excalfactoria chinensis isolate bCotChi1 chromosome 28, bCotChi1.hap2, whole genome shotgun sequence genome includes a window with the following:
- the LOC140263194 gene encoding retinol dehydrogenase 7-like isoform X1 — protein MKGNLCGVLKEWKPSAVSGGRAGIERGGQVGPRATNKRPPRAPVAMGSDGVVADGKREDSNLRTKDPKCREQPPRIACESCRGTARTQDDPDPAAGPCSPTMWLWLLALLGLWLLRRWHLGQQTVPGLDEKFVLITGCDSGFGSLLARQLDARGLRVLAGCLTESGAARLRAAASSRLQTVLLDVTSSHSIAAAAAWVQERVGERGLWGLVNNAGIAVPAAPNEWLRKEDFVAVLNVNLVGLIEVTLSLLPLVKKARGRVVNVASVVGRLSIFGGGYCPSKFGVEAFSDSLRREMRPFGVKVSIIEPGGFRTGMTDPKAAAKELERLWSQLPVEIRASYGRGYLETCQYIPPPPLTQRCSHPTDRSAPLTPLSPPYRRQPQRPPAPPEQPPLVPCHHPHAARSAVPQSPQPLRRRVGRSPLPAASQLLPDVALRCFHLLRDAKTVLRGTRRFLSASPCPFRAARGAPAGAGPH, from the exons GTGGGGCCGAGAGCCACAAACAAGCGCCCACCCCGAGCACCGGTTGCGATGGGCTCCGATGGGGTGGTAGCTGATGGGAAGCGCGAGGACTCAAATCTGAGAACCAAAGACCCCAAATGCAGGGAACAGCCCCCCAGAATAGCGTGTGAGAGCTGCAGGGGCACAGCCAGGACCCAGGATGACCCCGACCCTGCCGCAGGTCCTTGCAGCCCCACGAtgtggctgtggctgctggcGCTGCTGGGGCTCTGGCTGCTGCGGCGTTGGCACCTCGGGCAGCAGACGGTGCCTGGCTTGGATGAGAAGTTCGTGCTGATCACGGGCTGCGATTCGGGCTTTGGCAGCCTGCTGGCACGGCAGCTGGACGCGAGGGGGCTGCGGGTGCTGGCGGGCTGCCTGACCGAGTCGGGGGCCGCGAGGCTGCGGGCGGCCGCCTCGTCGCGCCTGCAGACCGTCCTGCTGGACGTCACGTCCAGCCACAGcatcgccgccgccgccgcgtgGGTGCAGGAGCGCGTGGGGGAGAGAG GGCTGTGGGGGCTGGTGAACAACGCCGGCATCGCCGTCCCCGCCGCCCCCAACGAGTGGCTGAGGAAGGAAGACTTCGTGGCGGTGTTGAACGTCAACCTGGTGGGGCTGATCGAGGTGACGCTCAGCCTCCTGCCGCTGGTGAAGAAGGCGCGGGGCCGCGTGGTCAACGTGGCCAGCGTGGTGGGCCGGCTGTCCATCTTCGGGGGCGGGTACTGCCCCTCCAAGTTCGGCGTGGAGGCCTTTTCCGACAGCCTCAG GCGTGAGATGCGACCCTTTGGGGTGAAAGTCTCCATCATTGAACCCGGCGGATTCCGAACGGGGATGACCGACCCCAAAGCGGCAGCAAAGGAACTTGAGCGCCTCTGGTCACAGCTCCCGGTAGAGATCCGGGCATCCTACGGCCGCGGCTACCTGGAGACCTGTCAGTacatcccccccccacccctcacaCAGCGCTGCAGCCACCCCACGGACCGCTCCGCCCCACTGACCCCCCTTTCTCCGCCCTACAGACGCCAACCGCAGCGCCCTCCTGCACCGCCTGAGCAGCCCCCGCTTGTCCCGTGTCACCACCCGCATGCAGCACGCTCTGCTGTCCCGCAGTCCCCGCAGCCGTTACGCCGCCGGGTGGGACGCtctcctcttcctgctgcctcTCAGCTACTGCCCGACGTGGCTCTGCGATGCTTTCATCTCCTTCGTGATGCCAAAACCGTTCTACGGGGCACCCGCCGCTTTCTGAGCGCATCCCCGTGCCCGTTCCGTGCTGCCCGCGGGGCTCCTGCGGGTGCAGGACCTCATTAA
- the LOC140263194 gene encoding retinol dehydrogenase 7-like isoform X2 — translation MKGNLCGVLKEWKPSAVSGGRAGIERGGQVGPRATNKRPPRAPVAMGSDGVVADGKREDSNLRTKDPKCREQPPRIACESCRGTARTQDDPDPAAGPCSPTMWLWLLALLGLWLLRRWHLGQQTVPGLDEKFVLITGCDSGFGSLLARQLDARGLRVLAGCLTESGAARLRAAASSRLQTVLLDVTSSHSIAAAAAWVQERVGERGLWGLVNNAGIAVPAAPNEWLRKEDFVAVLNVNLVGLIEVTLSLLPLVKKARGRVVNVASVVGRLSIFGGGYCPSKFGVEAFSDSLRREMRPFGVKVSIIEPGGFRTGMTDPKAAAKELERLWSQLPVEIRASYGRGYLETYANRSALLHRLSSPRLSRVTTRMQHALLSRSPRSRYAAGWDALLFLLPLSYCPTWLCDAFISFVMPKPFYGAPAAF, via the exons GTGGGGCCGAGAGCCACAAACAAGCGCCCACCCCGAGCACCGGTTGCGATGGGCTCCGATGGGGTGGTAGCTGATGGGAAGCGCGAGGACTCAAATCTGAGAACCAAAGACCCCAAATGCAGGGAACAGCCCCCCAGAATAGCGTGTGAGAGCTGCAGGGGCACAGCCAGGACCCAGGATGACCCCGACCCTGCCGCAGGTCCTTGCAGCCCCACGAtgtggctgtggctgctggcGCTGCTGGGGCTCTGGCTGCTGCGGCGTTGGCACCTCGGGCAGCAGACGGTGCCTGGCTTGGATGAGAAGTTCGTGCTGATCACGGGCTGCGATTCGGGCTTTGGCAGCCTGCTGGCACGGCAGCTGGACGCGAGGGGGCTGCGGGTGCTGGCGGGCTGCCTGACCGAGTCGGGGGCCGCGAGGCTGCGGGCGGCCGCCTCGTCGCGCCTGCAGACCGTCCTGCTGGACGTCACGTCCAGCCACAGcatcgccgccgccgccgcgtgGGTGCAGGAGCGCGTGGGGGAGAGAG GGCTGTGGGGGCTGGTGAACAACGCCGGCATCGCCGTCCCCGCCGCCCCCAACGAGTGGCTGAGGAAGGAAGACTTCGTGGCGGTGTTGAACGTCAACCTGGTGGGGCTGATCGAGGTGACGCTCAGCCTCCTGCCGCTGGTGAAGAAGGCGCGGGGCCGCGTGGTCAACGTGGCCAGCGTGGTGGGCCGGCTGTCCATCTTCGGGGGCGGGTACTGCCCCTCCAAGTTCGGCGTGGAGGCCTTTTCCGACAGCCTCAG GCGTGAGATGCGACCCTTTGGGGTGAAAGTCTCCATCATTGAACCCGGCGGATTCCGAACGGGGATGACCGACCCCAAAGCGGCAGCAAAGGAACTTGAGCGCCTCTGGTCACAGCTCCCGGTAGAGATCCGGGCATCCTACGGCCGCGGCTACCTGGAGACCT ACGCCAACCGCAGCGCCCTCCTGCACCGCCTGAGCAGCCCCCGCTTGTCCCGTGTCACCACCCGCATGCAGCACGCTCTGCTGTCCCGCAGTCCCCGCAGCCGTTACGCCGCCGGGTGGGACGCtctcctcttcctgctgcctcTCAGCTACTGCCCGACGTGGCTCTGCGATGCTTTCATCTCCTTCGTGATGCCAAAACCGTTCTACGGGGCACCCGCCGCTTTCTGA
- the GPR182 gene encoding G-protein coupled receptor 182: MAEPTAAPSETPAAPSEFGEYHNLSELFHLLNYTYTACEFSLDENAKRVAVFVLYLAIFVVGLVENLLVVWVNWQTRSSRSLVNLYVLHMAIADLGVLLSLPVWMLEVMLDYTWLWGSFLCRFTHYFYFANMYASIFLLTCLSVDRYVSLRGSSPFWHRHQHRARRIICACVWVLAAAIPLVEVSHMQLVNTGDPICIFMAPFETYDEWALAVSLATTAVGFLIPFPIIAVFNVLTARLVRRSKPEGGRHCLLIYAYIAAFLLSWLPFHVLLTLLTLDGTHIVLHCSFAHFLYFFYDIIDCLTLLHCVLNPILYNFLSKSFRSKLISAVVRYIPKDAAGQKGAEGSSSSTQHSVVITKDGGAPS; encoded by the coding sequence ATGGCCGAGCCGACGGCAGCCCCCAGCGAGACGCCGGCCGCCCCCAGCGAGTTCGGCGAGTACCACAACCTGTCGGAGCTGTTCCACCTCCTCAACTACACCTACACCGCCTGCGAGTTCAGCCTGGATGAGAACGCCAAACGCGTGGCCGTTTTCGTGCTCTACCTCGCCATCTTCGTGGTGGGGCTGGTGGAAAACCTGCTGGTGGTCTGGGTGAACTGGCAGACTCGTAGCAGCCGGAGCCTGGTGAACCTCTACGTGCTGCACATGGCCATCGCCGACCTCGGCGTGCTGCTCTCGCTGCCAGTCTGGATGCTGGAGGTGATGCTGGACTATACCTGGCTCTGGGGCAGCTTCCTCTGCCGCTTCACGCATTACTTCTACTTTGCCAACATGTATGCCAGCATCTTCCTCCTCACCTGCCTCAGCGTGGACCGCTACGTCTCCCTGCGCGGCTCCTCTCCCTTCTGGCACCGGCACCAGCACCGCGCGCGCCGCATCATCTGCGCCTGCGTCTGGGTCCTGGCAGCAGCCATCCCCTTGGTGGAGGTGTCCCACATGCAGCTGGTGAACACCGGGGATCCCATCTGCATCTTCATGGCCCCCTTTGAGACCTACGATGAGTGGGCGCTGGCGGTCAGCTTGGCCACCACTGCCGTGGGGTTCCTCATCCCGTTCCCCATCATCGCAGTGTTCAACGTGCTGACGGCGCGGCTCGTCCGGCGCTCCAAGCCGGAGGGGGGGAGGCACTGCCTGCTCATCTATGCCTACATCGCGGCGTTCCTGCTCAGCTGGCTGCCCTTCCACGTCCTGCTGACGCTGCTCACCCTGGACGGCACCCACATCGTCCTGCATTGCTCCTTTGCCCACTTCCTCTACTTCTTCTACGACATCATCGACTGCCTCACGCTGCTGCATTGCGTCCTCAACCCCATCCTCTACAACTTCCTCAGCAAGAGCTTCCGCAGCAAACTCATCTCGGCCGTGGTCAGGTACATCCCCAAGGATGCAGCCGGGCAGAAGGGCGCAGAgggctcctcctcctccacccaGCACTCCGTTGTCATCACAAAGGATGGTGGTGCACCCAGCTAA